In the Ctenopharyngodon idella isolate HZGC_01 chromosome 21, HZGC01, whole genome shotgun sequence genome, TTTTGTAGTCAGTTCCTCAAGGCATGCGTCTATACAGAATTGACTTTTAGAAAACATTCTCCGGAATGAAAGCGTGACATCTGCCCTACTAGCGGGGCGAAAGCTGGTGCCGAACCGGAACGCGATTTCAAGGGGCCCACCGGGAAACAACCTGCCCCGGGGGCCCGGATAGCCCAGCTAACGGCGAATCTGAACTTCCGCTTTGCATACTGTATAAACACATAATGCAGTCTCTGTCTGAAGTAAGGAGAAAGCATCGAAAACGAACCTCTGTAACAATCGTGGAGATGTACGTTCCTTTATCATACTCCCAGCCGTCCATACAGGCTTCTCGAGGAATAGACGAGACATTCACATCCACCCACGGGAGCAAACCTCTGTCCGAATAGTTCTTCACGATGTCCACTCGGTGTCTTGAGCATTTAGTGAGTCGAGAATCCTCGTCCTCATCCAGAGGAATAGACGCGTTTCTCCATTCATCAGTGATGTTCAGAGCCGCGGGAATGAGACAGTGATGAGCGGGTGTATCGCCCATGAACACCATGGATAACCCCGTGAAGCCATTGGGAATAATGCTCAAACACAAAAGAGTGAACACCGTCCTTTGGAAAGGTCCCCAGTCTCCCAGGAACGCGGTGCTGTCATCGTAGTCTGGAGAGTTCATGGCAGTCGCAGCACATCTGCGACAAATCCTTCAGAGGAGAGCGAGGCTTTATTTTCAGACACAGATGGGAGGAGACAGACTCATCTCACGTGCAGCAGCGTCACTACATACGGCGCATCTATTATAGTTTAATGACATTTCTCAGCAGCGATGCTCATCACACAGCTTTTCCAAATGTGCTGCTTTACTGCAGAGCCAAATGAcgtccagctccacctctgtgGATCTAATGGGTGGAGGGATAGAGTTATGGGTGGGATTAGGGTGTGGTTGGACCTTCTAGCTTCACTCGTTATGCCCAAATTACATCCAGAGAGTTGGAGCTGGACTTGATAGGGCTGgtgttgtaaaaatatattctaatgctaacgttcccattaagttataaaaacattattcttgaatgttctctgaacatttaaaatgtctattttttttcttttagaagagcttttttttttttcttggttatgcaaatgttaagggaacattctaTTTTATCgttttgcaaacattatagGAACATTTCAGAATTTTAAGAGAAAATTCAGAAGTAACAactataacatttaaaatttaatgatttttttttctgaccccaGAGACAGATTTTTTcttgtattaaagggttagttcacccaaaaatgaaatttctgtcattaattactcaccctcatgtcgttccacacccgtaagaccttcgttcatcttcagagcacaaattgagatgtttttgttgaaatccgatggctcagtgaggcctacatagccagcaatgacatttcctctctcaagatccattaatgtactaaaaacatatttaaatcagttcatgtgagtacagtggttcaatattaatattataaagcgacgagaatatttttggtgcgcaaaaaaaaaacaaaataatgacttatatagtgatggccgatttcaaaacactgcttcatgaagcttcagagcgttatgaatcagcgtgtcgaatcagcggttcggagcgccaaagtcacgtgatttcagcagtttggcggtttgacacgcgatccgaatcatgattcgacacagctgattcattacgctctgaagcttcatgaagcagttttgaaatcagccatcactatataagtcgttattttgttgtttttttgcgcaccaaaaatattctcgtggctttataatattaatattgaaccactgtactcacatgaactgatttaaatatgtttttagtacattaatggatcttgagagaggaaatgtcattgctggctatgcgggcctcactgagccatcggatttcaacaaaaacatctcaatttgtgttccgaagatgaatgaaggtcttacgggtgtggaacggcatgagggtgagtaataaatgacattattttcatttttgggtgaactttaatcacaaagtcacttaaaggggacctataatgcctcttttacaagatgtaatataagtctctggtatctccagaatgtgtctgtgaagtttcagctcaaaataccccacagatcatttattatagcttgtcaa is a window encoding:
- the slc22a21 gene encoding solute carrier family 22 member 5 isoform X9 — its product is MNSPDYDDSTAFLGDWGPFQRTVFTLLCLSIIPNGFTGLSMVFMGDTPAHHCLIPAALNITDEWRNASIPLDEDEDSRLTKCSRHRVDIVKNYSDRGLLPWVDVNVSSIPREACMDGWEYDKGTYISTIVTEWDLVCSDDWRAPLTTSLFFCGVLIGSVISGQMSDRFGRKIVLFVTMGIQTEWKY